From Malaya genurostris strain Urasoe2022 chromosome 2, Malgen_1.1, whole genome shotgun sequence:
acgGTGATATTTGTTGATTGAAGGAAAAGTACAAAAAGCAGATTTCTATGACTTTCAACGCAGCTCTATACTCAAACTTTTGACATAACGTTGCTGGTCTGCAGTGAAACTCTTGGGTATGCCTTTCGGCTGCTGTTGACTGCTTCGACGACCTTCACTCGAAAGATGATCTTCGGCTGACTCGTTCCCAAggtacaaatatcgaataacatACCGGGAAACCGCCTAAGGATTACCATTGTAAAACGTCGGCCAATTACATCGATACGGTCACCTTAACTTTTGATCCCGTTCGCCAAGCGCCACCTGAAACGCGATCGGCTGCAAAGGATTTGATGTTGTGTTGCCTACCAAagtggagagagagagaaagaaaaaaaaaacgatcgctCGCGGATCAATCGCGGTGTAAGAGGCAGAAGCGGACAAAAAACGAAAAGCTAATTGGAAACCGATACCGGCATCTAGAAAGAATGCCCTAAAGAAAATTCACCGCGGTAGCAGGCAGTCAGGTACCTCGCAAGCCTCCTACGCTTTTCTTGATTGGCATGCTATTTTTTTGGTACTGTCTCTAAATCGATACGAGAAAAAAAATACGGTGCCGGTCGGGATTGAACGGAAAAAAGGGACCAAAAGACAGACCTACCTTCACCAACCGGATAGGCGGAGCCAACCGGTTTCATCCACGTGAGAGAGGGTCCCGCTTAGGGTCAATCCAGTGCGTCGATCGACGATGATAGAAGATCATCTCACTCTCTTGATGTTGTGTTCGCTCAGCAAAGTGTTGCTTCGACGGTTATCTCGTTCCTGCTACCAGAAGATAGATAAGTCGGGATAGGTCCTGCTCGCACGTTTGTCTCGGTGCTCTTGGTCCGGTGAGATTCACCTGTTGCATCTTGGATCGATGGTCTTGGATTGTGGAATCTTCGGAGGTTCTGAATGTTTTCGATCGAGATCGAATCTGCTGTTCGATTCAGTTGATTACGAAAGCTCAACCCAATTAGACGCGTTTTTTTTCGCCCTCGGTAGTGAGAAGTTTGCTTGCATTTCTTTGAACCGAAACACAGTAAGTGAGTGGAGAGTTTGCCTGGACTCCAGTTGCACAATAGGATTGTTGTTGGATGAAACATGAAATCAAGTTTAGAGCTGTGAATTGAGATTTAATGACAGTTAATTGTTCGGCTATTgaagagtaaaaaaaaaaatcctttcgcTGTCCGCGACAGTTCGATCGGGAGGAATCTGATAATTGGATAAGTGACTTTCAAGGGCTCGGAAATGAGTTCAGCGTATTTGCAGTACAATCCGTCAGTGATGTACGGAGGGGGAGGCATGGAGTCGTCCTATAATCACTACGGAATGACAGCCAGTTCGCAGTGCTACGGGTACGCAACGGATGGGGCTTCCTCGGAAGGTTACCACAGTCCAGGACCGGAGCTGAGTCCAGAATCCTACTATGCATCCCCCGACGAAAGTAGTCCGGCTAGTTACAATTACGGCTACAATGGATCTGCCTCAACGACTAACGGTTTCGTTGATCCGTACTACAGTTATACGAGCAACAATTTCAAAACGGCAAGTCCAACAATCCCAAAGTTGATCCCGGATAGTTTTGCCACGATTAACAGTAACCTCGCGAGGTACTCCACCGATTCCAAGTCGGACAAGGTACCCTGCTTCGAACGGATCTACAGTCCTTATCCGATACCATCGAGAAGCCTGGCACCTACCACGTTGCAGTCCAGTTCACCGACCCCGAGCATTCTCAGCACCAGTAGCAGTAGTGGATCGTTTTGTCCTTCGTCGATTGCGGGTGGATGCCTCCAGCCGGAGGTTGTGAAAAAACGCCGTCTGGCTGCGAATGCACGCGAGCGAAGGCGCATGAACAGCCTGAACGATGCCTTCGATCGCCTCCGGGATGTGGTTCCTTCGCTGGGCAACGATCGGAAGCTATCCAAATTCGAAACGCTACAGATGGCTCAGACGTACATTGCCGCACTGAACGAGCTTCTGTCGAGGAACTGATGCAGACTAGGAGCACGATTGTGATAAGAGATAAGAATGGACATTTCGGGATCAACCGATCATTGTACATATTCATTCACACAACCGCAGGCATGTTGCTTAacttattgtttttgttttggctTTCAAACCCTTCAAACTGGTTGAACTAGGAATAGATGCAATTTGCAATTATTGTAAATACTACAAACAAGCGTGAACAAGCGTCTTGCGTATATTTTTCGTGTGCTAGCAGACCAATTATTAGATTTGTACTACTTAGTTAAGGTCACGTCTCGTAATGTAAGAGCATCGTCGTTCGTTTGAACTGTTTGCAAGTTcctcaccattttttttttgttttcgcctACCTTGTACCGAGTATTTTACGCCGAAAAAGAAGAACGAAAAAAAAGGCGCCTAAACACTGTCTAAATGTTTTGTTCGATAAACatgtaaataatattttaacgAACTCCGGCAGCCTCCTCCGGCTGAATCGACTGATGACTGGGCCCCGAAGTGACGATTATTGGCCAATTATCGAATTACCCGACCCTGCTTTCGACCGCGTCCGCCGTTCGCGTCGAGTTGCTGTCAGGCCCACGAAAGCCTACAGGTCCGGCCCAGTCCAGTCCAGTCCACGAAAGTCGTGTGCGAGGAAGGTCCCCGGTGTGTTCGCGCGCGCTGCACTGGAAAAATGTGGACTGATTCGATTAGGTTTAAATTATATACGATGGGGTAAACCggggaaaaaatatttaatcgCCCGAGAAATGTTTGTTAGAAGTAAtaagagcgaaaaaaaaaacacttagtACTCAGGAGACGAAAGAATTGTGGCGTCAATTGTAACGATTTAGATGATATGTACACGTcagaaaaagagaaaaatagtGCTAATACGAGTAATCAACATGATTTTGCAATTCTGGACGATAGGTGAGAAGAAattaaaactccaaaaatacatttattattacataattcagtcattttaatgcattagttttattattttattacgaATCGAATCCGAAGGCCATCACGCGTTCAAGCGGCTATCATATGTGCATggctaatgtcagagacattgcTGGACGACGTGAATACGACGCAGATCAAGATATTTGAGGTCAattacttatcactctcccacaTAGTAGGCTCTGAAATGAAACCCatagcacagtggttcaaaagcgcaatttcacgcgcTTAATTGACAACTCATAGAATCgtggctcagaatgatagacgccatcttttggcaaattttatttatatgatcaatccccctaaaagtgagataaaaattttattttagctcagggccaacagaggtatttttcccgtaacttgagtgtaattcataatataatgtattttctgaaaagggtgtcaaaaaaccagtttttgtaagaaaacatatatattttcaatttataattttttttatgttatacaaagtttttcatctttaaaaactacacaactttctcaaacatactatgctgctatcatttcagtttaatgaaatagagcaatttttcatgtttgtgtttataaaattctaacttgcctattatcaaaaggcgcaggaaggtgcagataagactacttacataacagttcggctgaaaagttcgtatcgtttaatagaaacacacatttttttgccaaaattcgtttttattattcaacataattgccatcagaggtgatacagcgattatagcgatcttccaacttttcgataccatttttgtagtacgatttgtcctttgcctcaaaataggcctcagtttcagcgattacctcttcagtgcttctaaattttttaccagcgagcattctcttgaggtctgagaacaggaaaaagtcactgcgggccaaatctggagaatacggtggatgagggagcaattcgaagcccaattcgttcaatttcagcatggttttcatcgacttgtgacacggtgcattgtcttgatgaaacaaaacttttttcttcttcaaatgaggccgtttttttgaaatttcgtccttcaaacgctctaataacgctatataatagtcactgttgatggtttttcccttttcaaggtagtcgatgaaaattataccatacgaatcccaaaatacagacgccataaccttaccggccgattgttgagtctttccacgctttgggttcggttcatcgcgtgcagtccactcagctgactgtcgattggactccggagagaactgatggagccatgtttcgtcctttgttatatatcgacgaaaaaaatcggttttatttcgatataacagctccaaacactgctcaaaatcatcaattcgttgttgtttttgatcgattgtgagctcacgcggcacccattttgcacaaagctttctcatatccaaatattcgtgaataatatgtccaacacgttcctttgatatctttagggtgtcagctatctcgatcaacttcactttacggtcattgaaaatcatttcgtgaatttttttcacgttttcatcggtaacagcctcttttggacgtccactgagttcgacgtcttcggtgctcatatgatcagtacgaaattttgcaaaccacttacgaattgttgcttcgcccggtgcagagtctggataacactcatcaagccattttttagtatcggcggcactttttttcatcaaaaagtagtgtttcatcaacacacgaaattccttttttttccatttttgtcaCAATAACgacagtagcttcactcaaaatgcaatatctcacaaactaataatcagacagctgtcaaatttatacacgtatcttttgaaggttggtactaactgaaaatggtatggatttaattctagtggcgccctctcatacagggtgattttttaagagcttgagaacttttttaaacaataaaacgcataaaatttgcaaaatctcatcggttctttattttaaacgttagattggtacatgacatttactttttgaagataatttcatttaaatgttgaccgcggctgcgtcttaggtggtccattcggaaagtccaattttgggcaactttttcgagcatttcggccggaatagcccgaatttcttcggaaatgttgtcttccaaagctggaatagttactggcttatttctgtagactttagacttgacgtagccccacaaaaaatagtctaaaggcgtcaaatcgcatgatcttggtggccaacttaccggtccatttcttgagatgaattgttctccgaagttttccctcaaaatggccatagaatcgcgagctgtgtggcatgtagcgccatcttgt
This genomic window contains:
- the LOC131427194 gene encoding protein atonal-like; this encodes MSSAYLQYNPSVMYGGGGMESSYNHYGMTASSQCYGYATDGASSEGYHSPGPELSPESYYASPDESSPASYNYGYNGSASTTNGFVDPYYSYTSNNFKTASPTIPKLIPDSFATINSNLARYSTDSKSDKVPCFERIYSPYPIPSRSLAPTTLQSSSPTPSILSTSSSSGSFCPSSIAGGCLQPEVVKKRRLAANARERRRMNSLNDAFDRLRDVVPSLGNDRKLSKFETLQMAQTYIAALNELLSRN